AGCTGTTATCAAATTCTTGATTTAAGTAGAGATACAACTGTCACTTTTGCCAACGATTTTACTGTAGGGGATTTAATTCCCTGTAATCAAAATGGTAATATTACCTGTCAAGAAGTTTCACGAACTGATGCTGGTGATGGCTTTTTCACTTTAACCATTCTTTTTACCGTTCCCCTTACCTTTACTAATCCAGCCAACCCGGCTCAAACCGAAAATCAAAACTTTACTTTTACCAGAACAGTCACCCTTTGCAGCCCAGAAGGTGTATCTCCTGACTGTTCAGAGAGTGTAATCAATTTCTGCAATTGTGTTATTACAGCCATTAATGATACCACTCTTTCCCTAACCTGTTCTTTCCAAATCTGTTTAGTCCTCAGATCTATTCTACGTGTACAACTTTTGGTACCTAGTTATGGTTTTTGTGTACCAGGGCCTTGTACCACCATACCCGGTGTTTGTCCACCAACTCCCCCCACACAATGCTTCTAACCAAAAAGCACACTGCATAAACAGCAGTGTGCTTTTAATAATCTAACTGGGATCCAGGCAAATCCAAAAGTAAAACATCTAAACCGATGCGGGTAATTCTTTCCCAGGGAACCACCAAATCCTCACCACGCCCAAAAAGACCCCAGAGGCGCCTTCCAGCATAATTAGGTAAAACTAAGGCTTTAATTACCCCAGCTTCCAAATCCAATTCAATATCTTTTAAAGGACCCAAACGTCTGCCATCATTAATATTAATAATTTCTAAATCACGTAAAGCGGAAATACGCAATAACATTTTATCTCCTCCCCAAATAAGTCTATGAAACAATCCTAAAATTAATGTTAAATATATTTACGCATTAATTGTAAAGCCGCTTTTTCCAATCGTGATACCTGAGCTTGGGAAATACCAATTTCCTCGGCCACTTCCATTTGTGTTTTACCTTCAAAAAAACGCAGTGTAAGAATATGCTTTTCACGAGTATTTAATTTATTTAAAGCTTCTTTAATAGAAAGGGTTTCCAACCAATCAGCATCTGTGTCCTTTTCATCACCGATTTGATCAAGGACATAAATAGGATCACCACCATCATGATAAATCGGTTCAAAAAGAGAAATGGGATCTTGAATGGCCTCTAAAGCAAAAACAATTTCCTCACGAGGTAAACCCAATTCACTCGCAATTTCAGACAAAGAAGGTTCACAAGCATTTCTATTAACCAATGTATCCCTTACCTGCAGAGCTCGATAGGCAATATCACGTAAAGAACGACTCACCCTAATCGGATTATTATCTCGCAAATATCTTCTAATTTCACCAATAATCATCGGCACTGCATAAGTGGAAAACTTTACATTTTGCCCTAAATCAAAATTATCAATTGCCTTAATTAAACCAATACAGCCTACCTGAAATAAATCATCTACATATTCACCACGATTGGTAAACCGCTGAATAACACTTAAAACCAATCGTAAATTACCCCGAATCAACTCTTCCCGGGCCGTAAAATCTCCAGCCTGCATTTTTTTAAACAATTGCCTCATCACAGAATTCTTTAAAACCGGCAGTTTAGCCGTATTCACTCCACAAATTTCAACTTTATTAATTATCATTTTGGCCTCCTTGGGGTGTTGAAGCTTAACAACATTATTTCCCCCTCGCAAGGCAAATATACTGTTTAAATTTTACGTAAAAGGATATAGAAATCTATTCCATGCGTAAAAATTCTTTACGAAGACGTTTAATGATTCTTTTTTCCAAACGCGAAATATAAGATTGTGAAATACCTAAAAAATCGGCTACTTCTTTTTGGGTTTTTTCGCGGCCATCTTTTAAACCAAAACGTAAATCAACTATTTTTTGCTCACGGCTAGATAATTTACTCATGGCTAATTTTAATAAATACCGATTGGTTTTATCCTCCAAAGGTTTAAAAACTAAATCCCTTTCAGTACCCATAACATCTGAAAGCAATAATTCATTACCATCCAAATCAATATTCAAAGGTTCATCAAAGGATACTTCCAAACGAATTTTATTAGTCCTCCGCAAATGCATAAGAATTTCATTTTCTATACAGCGAGAGGCATAAGTAGCCAATTTAATTTTTTTAGTGGGATCAAAAGTATTAACAGCTTTAATTAAACCTATAGTGCCTATGGAAACTAAATCCTCAATACCAATCCCAGTATTTTCAAATTTACGTGCAATATAAACTACTAATCGCAAATTTCTTTCGATCAAAGTACTTTTGACACTTAAATCCCCATTTTCTAAGCGTAATAATAAATCCCCTTCTTCTTCTCGGGAAAGAGGTGCAGGTAAAGTTTCACTACTACCAACGTAAAAAAGATCAGCATCCAAACCCCAAGAACGCAGCAA
The window above is part of the Clostridia bacterium genome. Proteins encoded here:
- a CDS encoding YlmC/YmxH family sporulation protein, with amino-acid sequence MRISALRDLEIININDGRRLGPLKDIELDLEAGVIKALVLPNYAGRRLWGLFGRGEDLVVPWERITRIGLDVLLLDLPGSQLDY
- the sigE gene encoding RNA polymerase sporulation sigma factor SigE, coding for MWWKFKQLLTKLLRSWGLDADLFYVGSSETLPAPLSREEEGDLLLRLENGDLSVKSTLIERNLRLVVYIARKFENTGIGIEDLVSIGTIGLIKAVNTFDPTKKIKLATYASRCIENEILMHLRRTNKIRLEVSFDEPLNIDLDGNELLLSDVMGTERDLVFKPLEDKTNRYLLKLAMSKLSSREQKIVDLRFGLKDGREKTQKEVADFLGISQSYISRLEKRIIKRLRKEFLRME
- the sigG gene encoding RNA polymerase sporulation sigma factor SigG — protein: MIINKVEICGVNTAKLPVLKNSVMRQLFKKMQAGDFTAREELIRGNLRLVLSVIQRFTNRGEYVDDLFQVGCIGLIKAIDNFDLGQNVKFSTYAVPMIIGEIRRYLRDNNPIRVSRSLRDIAYRALQVRDTLVNRNACEPSLSEIASELGLPREEIVFALEAIQDPISLFEPIYHDGGDPIYVLDQIGDEKDTDADWLETLSIKEALNKLNTREKHILTLRFFEGKTQMEVAEEIGISQAQVSRLEKAALQLMRKYI